One region of Natronorubrum aibiense genomic DNA includes:
- a CDS encoding L-lactate permease has protein sequence MASSALLAVLPLVVVAVLLVALLWPAARAMPAAWLVAVGVSYVAWEMPPEWIAAATISGLMTALEILWIVFGALVLLYTLMRSGAVDQINDGFASISEDRRVQVVLLAFFLATFIEGVAGFGTPAAVVAPLMLALGFPALAAVVAALVGHAVATVFGAVGTPIIVGFEAPLASVEAILAGEGLTVGAYATAAGGWAALLNGLLGVLMPTFAVGMVVYFFGDPEERSLASLWEVAPLCLFAGVAFSVPYWASAWFIGPELPSLVGSMVGGALVVGALKAGYFEPESVWEFPPQETWPDHWVGSIEPGSSEVDSNIDETAESMSLLRAWSPYLILVVLLIGTRVIEPVAAFLQNGPGMAIEWSAIFGTEIGQSIGWAYVPGTWLVLSALLAIPLFGMNSDEVVGAWREAGSKIISPLIALVFVIAMVEIMLETATHPGAPDGSMIVVLAEATAAAIGPAYPMFAPAVGTLGAFIAGSITVSNITFSAFQFEVAQSLGLPTQLMLGAQAAGAAIGNVIAIHNVIAALATVGLVGKTGRVVRLNLIPVTYYLIVGGLLTTIAAYVVFPAVF, from the coding sequence ATGGCAAGTAGCGCGCTACTGGCGGTCTTACCGCTCGTCGTCGTCGCCGTCCTACTCGTTGCCCTGCTGTGGCCTGCCGCTCGAGCGATGCCAGCCGCCTGGCTCGTCGCCGTCGGCGTCAGCTACGTCGCCTGGGAGATGCCTCCCGAGTGGATCGCGGCCGCCACGATCAGCGGCCTGATGACTGCCCTCGAGATTCTCTGGATCGTCTTCGGGGCGCTCGTCCTGTTGTATACGCTGATGCGCTCCGGGGCGGTCGATCAGATCAACGACGGCTTCGCCTCGATCAGCGAGGACCGACGCGTCCAGGTCGTCCTGCTCGCCTTTTTCCTCGCGACGTTCATCGAGGGCGTCGCCGGCTTCGGGACGCCGGCTGCCGTCGTCGCACCGCTGATGCTCGCGCTCGGCTTCCCGGCGCTTGCGGCGGTCGTCGCCGCGTTGGTCGGCCACGCGGTCGCGACGGTGTTCGGTGCGGTCGGCACGCCGATCATCGTCGGCTTCGAGGCGCCGCTTGCAAGCGTCGAAGCGATCCTCGCGGGCGAAGGGCTCACCGTCGGGGCGTACGCCACCGCCGCTGGCGGCTGGGCGGCACTGTTAAACGGGCTGCTCGGCGTATTGATGCCGACGTTCGCCGTCGGCATGGTCGTCTACTTCTTCGGCGACCCCGAGGAGCGATCGCTCGCCTCGCTGTGGGAGGTCGCGCCGCTGTGTCTGTTCGCCGGCGTCGCCTTTTCGGTTCCCTACTGGGCGTCGGCGTGGTTCATCGGTCCCGAGCTGCCGTCGCTCGTTGGCTCGATGGTCGGTGGCGCACTCGTTGTCGGGGCGCTCAAAGCGGGTTACTTCGAGCCGGAGTCCGTCTGGGAGTTCCCACCACAAGAGACGTGGCCCGACCACTGGGTTGGCTCCATCGAACCGGGCAGCAGCGAGGTCGATTCGAACATCGACGAAACGGCAGAGTCGATGTCGCTGCTGCGTGCGTGGTCGCCGTACCTGATCCTCGTCGTATTGTTGATCGGAACCCGCGTGATCGAGCCGGTCGCGGCGTTCCTGCAGAACGGTCCCGGCATGGCGATCGAGTGGTCCGCGATCTTCGGCACCGAAATCGGCCAATCGATCGGCTGGGCGTACGTCCCCGGTACGTGGCTCGTCCTCAGTGCGCTACTTGCCATCCCGCTGTTCGGCATGAACTCCGACGAGGTCGTCGGCGCGTGGCGCGAAGCCGGCAGCAAGATCATCTCGCCGCTGATCGCGCTCGTGTTCGTCATCGCGATGGTCGAGATCATGCTCGAGACCGCGACCCATCCGGGAGCCCCCGACGGGAGCATGATCGTCGTGCTGGCGGAGGCGACCGCCGCGGCGATCGGCCCTGCTTACCCGATGTTTGCACCGGCCGTTGGTACACTCGGCGCGTTCATCGCTGGGTCGATCACGGTCAGCAATATCACGTTTAGCGCGTTCCAGTTCGAAGTCGCACAGAGTCTCGGGCTACCGACCCAGTTGATGCTCGGCGCACAGGCCGCCGGCGCAGCGATCGGGAACGTAATCGCGATCCACAACGTCATCGCCGCCCTCGCGACGGTCGGACTCGTCGGCAAGACCGGCCGCGTCGTTCGACTTAATCTCATCCCCGTTACCTACTATCTGATCGTTGGCGGCCTCCTGACGACGATTGCCGCCTACGTCGTCTTCCCGGCGGTGTTCTGA
- a CDS encoding LUD domain-containing protein, which translates to MSAETGAVWQRFEASLADLDVPVTRTTPTAFESTLETIVSDPVVGTTLPFEGVSLPSWVDDEPTPATLEAATTSVTAATLGIADYGSVVLPSTPEGSEQVSLFPDLHVPVLREADLVADMPTAIERLGPQLRDGGSAIVATGPSATADMGALVRGAHGPKTVHVLVLESEGDAQ; encoded by the coding sequence ATGAGCGCCGAGACAGGGGCCGTCTGGCAACGATTCGAGGCGTCGCTTGCCGACCTCGACGTCCCCGTGACCAGGACGACTCCCACTGCGTTCGAGTCGACACTCGAGACAATCGTTTCCGACCCCGTCGTCGGAACGACACTGCCCTTCGAGGGCGTGTCGTTACCGTCGTGGGTCGACGACGAACCTACCCCGGCGACGCTCGAGGCCGCGACGACGAGCGTTACCGCCGCCACGCTCGGGATCGCGGACTACGGCAGCGTCGTGTTGCCGTCGACGCCCGAGGGCAGCGAGCAGGTGAGCCTCTTTCCGGACCTCCACGTCCCCGTTCTCCGAGAGGCGGATCTCGTCGCCGACATGCCGACGGCGATCGAACGGCTCGGCCCCCAACTTCGCGACGGCGGAAGCGCCATCGTCGCGACCGGTCCCAGCGCGACCGCCGACATGGGCGCACTCGTCAGAGGGGCCCACGGGCCAAAAACCGTCCACGTGCTCGTCCTCGAGTCCGAGGGTGATGCCCAATGA
- a CDS encoding Nramp family divalent metal transporter produces MADRATADRADSDAGGDADDVYVDEDDGERYRASAYVPVAYDNLEPAPTDESSPERGTGGRFRLLDLPKVPKLGHLIGPSAIMLGASLGSGETLFWPGLIAQYGWALYWAFWIGVFTQFVINTEIQRWTLLTGESVFRALDRVHPVWPIVVLALGLVSLGWPGWAASAAQVGATGVGLGDYALSVGSYRLPGWRAFGIGLMVVIWLTYQLTPLVYNVVERIQLVLVALTSVLAVVLFFVAGSVGELGSVPAGAMSIGSLPPETEIAAFLGGVAFAGAGGYLNLSQSLWVREKGYGMGRYQGRIKNPLIGDEPEPVQRDGFAPRNTESNQKRWTAWWRVARLEHFLTFVVGLLAVSTALMAVTAQYASGTDRDAVSMWLYEVAPQLGHFGGVLVYVVLFIALFTTQYAIIESFVRNSADVIYEAYGREAGWDLSRIFWGLLTAFVLWGIAILALPVPVENPFGLLVVGAAMSGLLMWPYTALILLINSRRLPAYAAPGWGRVVAMWWASSFFGYLSVLLLGLTLERDFGLALFRTEVGILGSAPGGSLLWVLFGVVQGYVIVNSAIATYRRRGREPNGLEADDSDWPQ; encoded by the coding sequence GTGGCTGATCGAGCGACGGCTGATCGGGCCGACAGCGATGCGGGCGGCGACGCGGACGACGTCTACGTCGACGAAGACGACGGCGAGCGTTATCGCGCGTCGGCGTACGTCCCCGTCGCGTACGACAACCTCGAGCCCGCACCGACGGACGAGTCGTCGCCGGAGCGCGGAACCGGGGGACGGTTTCGGCTGCTCGATCTGCCGAAAGTGCCGAAGCTCGGCCACCTCATCGGGCCGAGTGCAATCATGCTCGGGGCCTCGCTCGGCAGCGGCGAGACGCTGTTCTGGCCCGGACTGATCGCCCAGTACGGCTGGGCGCTCTACTGGGCGTTCTGGATCGGCGTTTTCACGCAGTTCGTCATCAACACGGAGATTCAGCGCTGGACGCTGTTGACCGGCGAGAGCGTCTTTCGAGCGCTCGACCGCGTCCACCCCGTGTGGCCGATTGTCGTGTTGGCGCTCGGCCTCGTTAGCCTCGGCTGGCCGGGGTGGGCAGCGAGTGCTGCACAGGTCGGCGCGACTGGTGTCGGCCTCGGCGACTACGCGCTTTCCGTCGGCAGCTACCGGCTTCCCGGCTGGCGTGCGTTCGGTATCGGGCTGATGGTCGTCATCTGGCTCACTTACCAGCTGACGCCGCTGGTCTACAACGTCGTCGAGCGCATTCAACTCGTCCTCGTCGCACTGACGTCCGTGCTTGCGGTCGTCCTCTTCTTCGTCGCGGGCTCGGTCGGCGAACTCGGATCGGTTCCCGCCGGCGCGATGAGCATCGGGAGCCTGCCGCCGGAGACCGAGATCGCCGCGTTCCTCGGCGGCGTCGCCTTCGCCGGCGCTGGCGGCTATCTCAACCTCTCCCAGAGTCTCTGGGTTCGCGAGAAGGGCTACGGCATGGGTCGTTATCAGGGTCGGATCAAGAACCCGCTCATCGGTGACGAGCCGGAGCCGGTCCAGCGCGACGGCTTCGCGCCGCGGAACACGGAGTCGAACCAAAAGCGGTGGACCGCTTGGTGGCGCGTCGCCCGACTCGAGCACTTCCTGACGTTCGTCGTCGGGCTGCTCGCCGTCTCGACCGCGCTGATGGCTGTCACGGCGCAGTACGCCTCAGGAACCGACCGCGACGCGGTGAGCATGTGGCTGTACGAGGTCGCCCCACAACTCGGCCACTTCGGCGGCGTCCTCGTCTACGTCGTGCTCTTTATCGCGTTGTTTACAACCCAGTACGCGATCATCGAGTCCTTCGTTCGCAACAGCGCCGACGTAATCTACGAAGCCTACGGCCGCGAGGCCGGCTGGGACCTCTCACGGATCTTCTGGGGCCTGCTCACTGCCTTCGTCCTGTGGGGGATCGCGATTCTCGCCCTGCCAGTCCCCGTCGAGAACCCGTTCGGACTACTCGTCGTCGGCGCTGCGATGTCGGGACTGCTGATGTGGCCGTACACCGCGCTGATCTTGCTGATCAACAGTCGCCGACTGCCGGCTTACGCCGCCCCCGGCTGGGGACGGGTCGTCGCCATGTGGTGGGCCTCCAGCTTCTTCGGCTATCTCAGCGTCCTCCTGCTCGGACTGACCCTCGAGCGCGATTTCGGGTTGGCGCTCTTTCGAACCGAGGTCGGTATCCTCGGCAGCGCGCCCGGTGGCTCCCTCCTCTGGGTGCTGTTCGGTGTCGTACAGGGGTACGTGATCGTCAACAGCGCGATCGCGACGTATCGTCGACGCGGACGGGAACCCAACGGGCTCGAGGCGGACGACAGCGACTGGCCGCAGTGA
- a CDS encoding helix-turn-helix domain-containing protein, whose translation MARERERNEDGQYVGRIPPEDVLAVFDSRTDRARPLTASDVMDALECSRRTAHNKLNALVDDGALETRKVGARGRVWWVPLDGEPTVPPERDDHVPDTVRNAMADVELPGTGETLENRREALRAAYDYLTENPSAKKSDFLQDVFPQHPAGFETADGWWNAIQPALKELPGVDPPQERGHIWHFLGG comes from the coding sequence ATGGCGCGCGAACGCGAACGGAACGAAGACGGCCAGTACGTGGGGCGCATTCCGCCCGAAGACGTGCTAGCGGTGTTCGACTCACGGACGGATCGTGCGCGCCCGCTGACTGCCAGCGACGTGATGGACGCCCTCGAGTGCTCGCGTCGAACGGCACACAACAAGCTGAACGCGCTCGTCGACGACGGCGCGCTCGAGACGCGGAAAGTCGGCGCGCGCGGACGCGTCTGGTGGGTTCCACTCGACGGCGAGCCGACCGTCCCGCCCGAGCGCGACGACCACGTTCCGGACACCGTCAGGAACGCGATGGCCGACGTGGAGTTGCCCGGAACCGGCGAGACGCTCGAGAATCGACGCGAGGCGCTGCGTGCGGCCTACGACTACCTCACCGAAAACCCGAGCGCGAAGAAGTCGGACTTCTTGCAGGACGTCTTCCCGCAGCATCCAGCGGGATTCGAGACGGCCGACGGCTGGTGGAACGCGATTCAGCCCGCGCTGAAGGAACTTCCGGGCGTCGACCCGCCACAGGAGCGTGGCCACATCTGGCACTTCCTCGGCGGGTAG